The DNA window TCCACCCAGGCAAGGGCACGCCCGTGACGCAGCTCGACATGCGCCGCATCGGCGATGGGGTGAAGGTTTCGGAGCGCTACCGCACCACCGAGCAAGTGGAGCGCGCCTATGTCGAGGAGCGCGAGCACACCTTCCTCTATGCCGACGGCGAAGGCTATCACTTCATGAACCCGGAGACCTACGACCAGGTGGCGGTGACGGAAGCCGTGGTGGGCGACGCGGCCCCCTACCTGCAGGAAGGCATGCCGGTGCAGATCTCGCAGTTCAACGGCATCGCGATCGCCCTTGTGCTGCCGCAGCGCGCCACCTTCGAAGTGGTCGAAACCGAGCCGACGACCAAGGGCCAGACGGCGTCATCGTCCTACAAGCCCGCCGTGCTCTCCAACGGCGTGCGCACCGCCGTGCCGCCGCACATCGCGCCGGGCACCCGCGTGGTGGTGATGACCGCCGATGGGGCTTATGTGGAGCGGGCGAAGGACTGAGGGGTTTGGTGCGTCGGCGAAGCATAACTCTTTGAAACAGTTTTCGCGGTGCCATTGCAGGAAATGAGGATGCGGACGTTCTAGCTGTCGGCGAGGCGGAAGCGCGCGCCCAGTCCTGTTTACGAACCCTTGCACGCTTTCAAGGTCATTGACCTGCCGAGATCAAGATTTCCAAACCATCGGAAAGGCTGATCAATCCACGATCGAACATCCAATGCAGGCGCTCGAAGCCCCCTCACCCAGCCACCCTCTTCCCGCGCTTTCCCTTCCCGCCCCGCGCCTCCACCACCCTCTCAACCTCGCGCTTTAGCTGATCCTTGATATCAGCCGTCTCGCTCATCAATGCGTCGATCTTCAGGAAATCGAGCACGCGGTATTTTGACACTGCCGGGCGGACCAATATGTCGGGGCGGCATTGTTTCAGCTTGTTGGCGATGATCGACTGCATCATTAGCTGCGTGGCGCCGAACATCAGGTCGACGGAGGTGGGCTGCTTGCGGTCGACCTCTTCGGGCGCGCCGACGACGTCGACGCCGATGATGATGTCGGCGTCGTTCTCGATCAGGTCGAATGGCACGGGATTGTAGATGCCGCCATCGATCAGCAGCCTGCCGTCGCGCATCACCGGGCGGAACACGGCGGGAATGGCTGCCGAAGCGGCCAGGGCGGAATGCAGGTCGCCATCCGCGAACACGGCCAGCTTATGGCCGAAGTAATCGGTCGCCGTCACCTTCAGCGGAATTTTCAGCTCGGCGAAGGTTTCGGGAATGGCCTCGGGCAGAAACGCCTTCAGGATACGCTCGACATTGAACTGGCTGACACGGATGCCGTTCTGCATGGCTTCGGCGATCGTGCCCGGACGAGCGCGCCACATACGGCTCGCCACCTCGGCGCGCCGGCCGAGGATCGAGCGGGCGTAGTCGTGGATATCCTTGCCGGTCATGCCCGCGGCCATGCCGGCACCCATGATGGCACCGATCGACGAACCGGCGATCGCTACCGGCTTGATACCGAGTTCGTCCAGCACCTCGATGACATGGATATGCGCCAGCCCGCGCGCGCCGCCGCCGCCGAAAGCTATGCCGAAAGTCGGGCTCATCCCTTGCCGGCCCCCGCCAGCGGAGGTCCGACCACCATGATGGTCGGCTCGGCCGTCAGCAGCTTTTTCGCAGCCGCCTTGACCTGGTCGAGCGTCACCGCGTTGATGTAACCGGCGCGGCGCTGCATATAGTCGATGCCGAGATCGTCGAGCTGCAATTCAACCAGCGTCGCGGCGATGGAACTCGATGAGTCCAGATTGTTGATGGCATAGGCGCCGATCAGGTATTTCTTGGTCGCCGCGAGTTCCGCCTCGGTCGGACCGTTCTCGGCCAGTTGCTTGACGACATCGCGCACGATGCCGAGCGTCTCGGCCGCGCGGTCAGAGCGCGTTCCGGTGGTGACAATCAGCGCGTTGGCATGATCCTGGTTGACCAGCGAGGAGTTGACGCCATAGGCCAGCCCGCGCTTTTCGCGCACCTCCTGGAACAGGCGCGACGTGAAGGTGCCGCCGCCGAGGATCTCGTTCATCAGCACCGCCGGGAAGAAATCCGCCGACTTGCGCTTCACGCCGGGCCAGGCGAGTTGCAGCGAGGTCTGCGGCAAGTCGTAATTGACTTCCAGATGCTGCGCCAATTTGGGCTCGATATCGGCGACAGGCGCGAGCGCCTGGTTCTGTGGCAGGTCGCCGAACACCATGTCGAGCTTCTTCTTCAGCGTTTCGGCGTCGATGGCGCCGACGACGGCGATATGAAGGCCGCTGCGGGCGAACACCGCCTTGTGCAGGGTCTTCAGATCATCCTGAGTGATGGCCGCTATGCTCTTCCTGGTACCCTGGTCCGAGCGCGAATAGGGGTGGTCGCCATAGACGGCACGCGCCCATTTGTTCTGCGCCACCGTGTCGGGGTCGTTCTCGTTGGCGATGATGCCGGACAGGATCTGGGCGCGGATGCGATCGATCGGCACCTGGTCGAAGCGCGGCTCGTTGACCGCCAGCCGCAGCAGGTCGAACGCCTCGTCGCGCTGCTCGGCCAGCATGCGCATCGAACCATAGATGCCGTCGCGGCTCTCGTCGAAGCTCATCTCGGCTCCGGCATCGTCGAGCTTGATCTGGAAGGCTTCCGAATCGAGCGGGCCGGCACCCTCGTCGAACAGGCCAGTCATCAGATTGGCCAGACCTTCCTTGCCCGGCGGGTCCTGTGTCGAGCCGCCACCGAAGACCAGGCGGACGGCAACGATCGGTACCGAATAATCCTCCACCAGCCAGGCCGTGACACCCTTCGACGAGGTGACGGACTGGATTTCCATGGCGCGGGCCGCAAGCGCCGGCGGGACCAGGAAGAGGATGGTGAGGAGCAGAGTAACCAGCGGAACGCCGATATGCCTTGGCGACGATGTAGCAAGGTCGGCGCCGCCCCTCATCTGCCTGCCGGCATCCTCTCCCGGCAAACGGTCGGACGGACGCTCCAAGCGACGATTTCGCCAATCACCGGCTTTTGCGGTGCCAACGTCCATGAGGATCGAGTTCATCATCAATTCCCCGCCTGTTGCTGCGGCAAGAGATAGCCTGACGTCGAGCGAGCCAGCACCAGGTAGCGTGCGGCGACGGCCTTGACCTCGTCGGCCGTGACCTTTCGGATACGGTCCGGCCATTGCTGGACATCCTGCACATTGCCGCCGGTGGCGAGCGTCGAGCCATACATTTCGGCCATGGAGTCCTGTTTGTCGCGGGTAAAGACCATCGACCTGATATAGCGGTCCTTGGCCTTTTCAAGCTCATCGGGTGTGACGCCGTCGCTGGCGATGCGCGCCACCTCGGCATCGACCGCGGCCTCGACGTCGGCCAGCTTGGCGTCGCCGCGCGGCGCGCCAAAGACGGTGAAATTGGTGTCGTCGAGCATGGTGCCCTGGAAATACGCACCAGCATTGGACGCGATGCCCTGCTTGACCACAAGCGCCTGGTAGAGCCGGCTGCGGTTGCCGCCGCCGAGGATTTCGGCAAGCAGGTCAAGCGCCTCGGCCTCCCCCGGCTTGGCGGTGTGGTAGGATGGCACCACCCATTGCGTCGAGAAGCTCGGCACGCTGACGCGGGCGTCGGAGAGCGTGACGGTGCGCTTGGTGTTCTGCTCCGGCTCGACCGGGCGGACGCGCGGCGGCAGGTCCGGGCCGCGCGCCACCTTGCCATAGGTCTTCTCGGCCAGCGCCTTCACCGTCTCCGGTTCGACATCGCCGGCCACGATCAGCACGGCATTGTTTGGCCGGTAGTACTTGTCATAAAAGGCGGTGGCGTCGGTTCGGTTCAGCTGTTCCATCTCCTGCATCCAGCCGATGACCGGAATGCGATAGGGCTGGTTCTGCCACAGCGTGGCATCGACTTCCTCGTCGAGCACCGCCTGCGGATTGTTGTCGATGCGCGAACGGCGCTCCTCGAGGATGACATCGCGCTCGGTCTTGATGACATCATCCGTGAGGATGAGGTTGCGCATCCGGTCCGCCTCGAAGCCCATCATCTGCTCGAGCGCCGATGGCGCCACCGTCTCGTGGAAAGCGGTGTAGTCGTAGGAGGTGAAGGCGTTGTTGGAGCCGCCAATGTCGGAGACGGCGCGGTCGAACTCGCCGGCCGCGTGATTTGTCGTCGCCTTGAACATCAGATGTTCGAAGAAATGGGCGATGCCGGACTTGCCCGGCGGCTCGTCGGCGCTGCCGATCTTGTACCACACCATATGAGTGACGATCGGCGCGCGATGGTCGGGAATGACGACCACTTCCATGCCGTTGTCGAGCAGGAAGTCGGTGACCGTGCCATCATCGGCTGCAAGGGCGGGGCTGATCAGCGCCAGAGCGGTCGTCAGCAGCATTGCGCGCAGCCATTCAGGACGTTTCATCGATGGCTCCGGTTGTCATGACGGGACGATAGGCGGGGTTGCCAGCCGAGGCAAAGCGAATTTGTTCGTCATTTTGAAGGCGCTCGGCCTACCGTTTGACTTCGGAAGGGATCGCGAACGCGGGCGTATCATTCAGCCTCGATGAAACGGATCACGGTTTCACCGTAATTGCGCTCATCCAGCACGGAAAAGCCCGGGCCTGGTTCGAAGGGAACCGCCGCCGTCTCCTCGACCACGCACAGCGCGCCGGGGCGCAGCCAGCCGCCGGCTTTCGCCGACCGCAAGGCAAGCTCGCCAAGGCCCTTGCCGTAGGGCGGGTCGGCGAAGACGAGGCCAAACGGCGCCAGCGTGCCCGCCTCGCCAAGACCTGTCGCATCGCGACGAAAAATCTTGGTGCGGCCAGTCAGGCCGAAGGCCTCGACATTGTCGCGGATCAGGCCACGGCCTTCGGCGGATTCCTCGATGAAGACACCATAGGATGCCCCGCGCGACAACGCCTCCAGACCGAGCGCACCGGTTCCGGCGAACAGGTCGAGCACACGCGCGCCGTCCAATTGTTCGGCAAAACGATGCGCCAGCACGTTGAAGACGGCCTCGCGGGTGCGGTCGGTCGTCGGGCGGATGGCGCTGCTGCGAGGCGTCGCCAGCGGACGCCCACGAAACTCACCGCCGACGATTCTCATCGTGTCCGGGGACCCTTGGGGCCGCCGCGCGGCCGCTCACCGCCGCCGGCGCCGCCAGGACGCTCGCCGCGCGGCTTGCCGAACGGCTTGGCGCCTGCCGGTTTTCCGCCGGGTTTGCCATAGGACGGTTTGAACGACGCCTTGCGCGCCTTGGCGTCGGCCGCCTTGGCGGCATCGGCTTCCGCCCTGCCCTTGCCGATCGGCCGGGCACCAGGCGCCATCCAGACATTGGCCTTGCGCTGGCCGGGCGGCTCGATCGGCCGCTGCTCGCGTTCGGATTTCTTGCCGCCACGAGGTTTGTCGCCGAAGCCACCGCGCGGCTTGTCGCCAAAACTGCCGCGTGGCTTGTCACCAAAGCCACCACGCTCTGGCCTCGGACCGCGCTCGCCAAAGCTCTTTTCCGGCCTCTCGCTTCTGTCGGGGCTTGTCGACAGTTTGCCGAGCGCCTCGTCGCGGCTGCCTTCCCGGCGCTTGCGGTTCTTGATCAGCCCGCCCTCGCCGATCGGCCGGCGCTCGCCATCACGCGTGAATTTCGGCCGTTCGGGTTCCGGCTCGCGAACCTCAGTGCGCCGCACCGGCTTGTTGGAGAAGGGCTTTGTTATCTCGGCATCGAAATTGGCGCCGGATTCCTCCACCAGGCGTTCGCCAAGCTGGTCGCGCAACACGCGGCCCTTGATCTCCAGCACATGGCCTTCGGGAAGGTCCTCGAGCTGGAACGGGCCGTAGGAGATGCGGATCAGCCGCGTCACGTCGAGGCCGAGCGCGCCGAGGATGTTCTTCACTTCCCGGTTCTTGCCTTCGCGCAGGCCGATCGTCAGCCAGGCATTTGAGCCCTGCTCGCGGTCGAGGCTGGCTTCGATGGCGCCATAGAACACGCCGTCGACGGCAATGCCTTCGCGCAGCCCGGCAAGCGCGCTTTCCTCGACCTTGCCGTGGACGCGCACGCGGTAGCGGCGCAGCCAGCCGGTGGCCGGCAGTTCGAGCACGCGCGACAGGCCACCATCGTTGGTGAGCAGCAGCAGGCCTTCGGTGTTGATGTCGAGCCGGCCAATGGTCATCAGCCGTGGCAATTCGGCCGGCAGCACGTCGAAGACGGTCTTGCGGCCCTCGGGATCGCGGTTGGTGGTGACGACGCCAGCCGGCTTGTGAAAAAGGAACAGGCGTGTGCGTTCGATCGGCGGGATTTCCATGCCGTCGAGATGAATGATGTCGCCTGGCATGACATTGAACGCCGGCGATGTCAGCGCCCGGCCATTGACCTTGACGCGGCCGGCGGCGATCAGCTCCTCGGCATCGCGGCGCGAGGCAAGCCCGGCGCGCGCCAGCCGCTTGGCGATGCGTTCGCCGGCCTCTTCCGTGGCTTCGGCGGACCGTGGTCGCGGCTTGAAGCCACCTGATGCCCCTTGCGGCCGATCACCGAAGTCGCGCTTGGGACGATCGCTGAAGTCGCGCTTCGGACGGTCGGAAAAGTCACGCTTCGGACGATCGCCGAAATCACGCTTGGGGCGATCGAAACGCTTTTCGCCGCCCTCTGCTGAAGCGGCAACAGGACGGTCGCCACGCGGCGCGTAGGGTTTGCGTGGCCCTTCACGTTTTTCATACGGCTTGCGTTCGCCATCGGCCGCCGTCGGACGGTCGCCGCGTGGCGCATAAGGCTTGCGCGGTCCTTCACGCTTCTCATACGGCTTGCGCTCGCCTTCAGCCGCCATCGGACGGTCGCCGCGTGGCGCATAAGGCTTGCGCGGTCCTTCACGCTTCTCATTCGGCTTGCGCTCGCCTTCAGCCGCCATTGGCCGGTCGCCGCGCGGCGCGTAGGGCTTGCGTGGCCCTTCGCGCTTCTCATACGGCTTGCGCTCGCCTTCAGCCGCCATTGGCCGGTCGCCGCGCGGCGCGTAGGGCTTGCGTGGCCCTTCGCGCTTCTCATACGGCTTGCCCGCAGGGCGCGGCCCCTTGCTGAATGGCTTGTCGCCGCCCTTGAAGTCGCGCTTCGGGCGCTCGCCCTCGGTGGCCATCGGACGATCGCCGCGCGGCGCGTAGGGTTTCTTGGCGCCGAAGGATGGCTTGCCGCCCCTGTCGCCTCGCGGAGCCGCGGGTTTCTTGCCCGGACCTTTTTGGCGCGGAGATTTCTTGTCGTTGTCGTCCATGTGGCCTTCGTCCGTTTGCGCTGCTACATCGTGGCGCATCCTTTCGGGCGCGCAACGAACGCTGTAGCACTTTGATTTGGCGCATGATCTTTTCTGAAAATCGAGTCCGATTTTCAGGCTGATGCGCTCAATAACAGGATCATCAGAGTTTGTCAGGGAAAAGTGGAGGCCGGTATTTCCGGCAAGGGGAACGAAAATCAAAAGCTTGGCGTGGCGAGGAGATAATCGGAATGGAAACCGCGTGAAGCGGCCGGATTTCATGGCGGCGGCGCTGAAGGAGGCCGAAGCGGCAGCCTTGCGCGGCGAAGTGCCGGTCGGCGCCGTCATCGCCACGGGCAACACAATCGTGGCCTGTGCCGGCAACCGTACCCGCGAGCTGGCGGACCCGACGGCGCATGCCGAGATGCTGGTCATCCGCGAAGCGTGTGGGAAACTCTCAAGCGAGCGGCTTACCGGCCACGATCTCTATGTGACG is part of the Mesorhizobium loti genome and encodes:
- the efp gene encoding elongation factor P, whose amino-acid sequence is MVKVIASSLRKGNVVDKDGKLYVILFAENIHPGKGTPVTQLDMRRIGDGVKVSERYRTTEQVERAYVEEREHTFLYADGEGYHFMNPETYDQVAVTEAVVGDAAPYLQEGMPVQISQFNGIAIALVLPQRATFEVVETEPTTKGQTASSSYKPAVLSNGVRTAVPPHIAPGTRVVVMTADGAYVERAKD
- a CDS encoding patatin-like phospholipase family protein; this encodes MSPTFGIAFGGGGARGLAHIHVIEVLDELGIKPVAIAGSSIGAIMGAGMAAGMTGKDIHDYARSILGRRAEVASRMWRARPGTIAEAMQNGIRVSQFNVERILKAFLPEAIPETFAELKIPLKVTATDYFGHKLAVFADGDLHSALAASAAIPAVFRPVMRDGRLLIDGGIYNPVPFDLIENDADIIIGVDVVGAPEEVDRKQPTSVDLMFGATQLMMQSIIANKLKQCRPDILVRPAVSKYRVLDFLKIDALMSETADIKDQLKREVERVVEARGGKGKRGKRVAG
- a CDS encoding M16 family metallopeptidase is translated as MRGGADLATSSPRHIGVPLVTLLLTILFLVPPALAARAMEIQSVTSSKGVTAWLVEDYSVPIVAVRLVFGGGSTQDPPGKEGLANLMTGLFDEGAGPLDSEAFQIKLDDAGAEMSFDESRDGIYGSMRMLAEQRDEAFDLLRLAVNEPRFDQVPIDRIRAQILSGIIANENDPDTVAQNKWARAVYGDHPYSRSDQGTRKSIAAITQDDLKTLHKAVFARSGLHIAVVGAIDAETLKKKLDMVFGDLPQNQALAPVADIEPKLAQHLEVNYDLPQTSLQLAWPGVKRKSADFFPAVLMNEILGGGTFTSRLFQEVREKRGLAYGVNSSLVNQDHANALIVTTGTRSDRAAETLGIVRDVVKQLAENGPTEAELAATKKYLIGAYAINNLDSSSSIAATLVELQLDDLGIDYMQRRAGYINAVTLDQVKAAAKKLLTAEPTIMVVGPPLAGAGKG
- a CDS encoding M16 family metallopeptidase, whose amino-acid sequence is MKRPEWLRAMLLTTALALISPALAADDGTVTDFLLDNGMEVVVIPDHRAPIVTHMVWYKIGSADEPPGKSGIAHFFEHLMFKATTNHAAGEFDRAVSDIGGSNNAFTSYDYTAFHETVAPSALEQMMGFEADRMRNLILTDDVIKTERDVILEERRSRIDNNPQAVLDEEVDATLWQNQPYRIPVIGWMQEMEQLNRTDATAFYDKYYRPNNAVLIVAGDVEPETVKALAEKTYGKVARGPDLPPRVRPVEPEQNTKRTVTLSDARVSVPSFSTQWVVPSYHTAKPGEAEALDLLAEILGGGNRSRLYQALVVKQGIASNAGAYFQGTMLDDTNFTVFGAPRGDAKLADVEAAVDAEVARIASDGVTPDELEKAKDRYIRSMVFTRDKQDSMAEMYGSTLATGGNVQDVQQWPDRIRKVTADEVKAVAARYLVLARSTSGYLLPQQQAGN
- the rsmD gene encoding 16S rRNA (guanine(966)-N(2))-methyltransferase RsmD, producing MRIVGGEFRGRPLATPRSSAIRPTTDRTREAVFNVLAHRFAEQLDGARVLDLFAGTGALGLEALSRGASYGVFIEESAEGRGLIRDNVEAFGLTGRTKIFRRDATGLGEAGTLAPFGLVFADPPYGKGLGELALRSAKAGGWLRPGALCVVEETAAVPFEPGPGFSVLDERNYGETVIRFIEAE
- a CDS encoding pseudouridine synthase, encoding MDDNDKKSPRQKGPGKKPAAPRGDRGGKPSFGAKKPYAPRGDRPMATEGERPKRDFKGGDKPFSKGPRPAGKPYEKREGPRKPYAPRGDRPMAAEGERKPYEKREGPRKPYAPRGDRPMAAEGERKPNEKREGPRKPYAPRGDRPMAAEGERKPYEKREGPRKPYAPRGDRPTAADGERKPYEKREGPRKPYAPRGDRPVAASAEGGEKRFDRPKRDFGDRPKRDFSDRPKRDFSDRPKRDFGDRPQGASGGFKPRPRSAEATEEAGERIAKRLARAGLASRRDAEELIAAGRVKVNGRALTSPAFNVMPGDIIHLDGMEIPPIERTRLFLFHKPAGVVTTNRDPEGRKTVFDVLPAELPRLMTIGRLDINTEGLLLLTNDGGLSRVLELPATGWLRRYRVRVHGKVEESALAGLREGIAVDGVFYGAIEASLDREQGSNAWLTIGLREGKNREVKNILGALGLDVTRLIRISYGPFQLEDLPEGHVLEIKGRVLRDQLGERLVEESGANFDAEITKPFSNKPVRRTEVREPEPERPKFTRDGERRPIGEGGLIKNRKRREGSRDEALGKLSTSPDRSERPEKSFGERGPRPERGGFGDKPRGSFGDKPRGGFGDKPRGGKKSEREQRPIEPPGQRKANVWMAPGARPIGKGRAEADAAKAADAKARKASFKPSYGKPGGKPAGAKPFGKPRGERPGGAGGGERPRGGPKGPRTR
- a CDS encoding nucleoside deaminase, producing MKRPDFMAAALKEAEAAALRGEVPVGAVIATGNTIVACAGNRTRELADPTAHAEMLVIREACGKLSSERLTGHDLYVTLEPCAMCAGAISFARLRRLYFGAEDEKGGAVVNGVRFFASPTCHHTPDIYPGMAETEAALLLKEFFRERRD